A portion of the Drosophila innubila isolate TH190305 chromosome 3L unlocalized genomic scaffold, UK_Dinn_1.0 0_D_3L, whole genome shotgun sequence genome contains these proteins:
- the LOC117787239 gene encoding proteasome subunit beta type-7, which translates to MYLDTARDLPAAGFNFDNCRRNAALLQGGFKPPTTTKTGTTIVGIIYKDGVVLGADTRATEGPIVSDKNCAKIHYLADNIYCCGAGTAADTEMTTDLISSQLELHRLNTERQVPVVCANNILKQMLFRYQGHISAALVLGGVDKYGPHIYSIHPHGSADKLPYATMGSGSLAAMAVFESRWKPDLSEEEAKLLVRDAIASGIFNDLGSGSNVDLCVIRKDSTEYLRNYELANKKGERQLNYSFKKGSTPLLHTTIKDLQITERVQAVPMEIS; encoded by the exons atgtatttggaCACCGCACGCGATTTGCCTGCCGCTGGCTTCAACTTTGACAACTGTCGGCG TAATGCGGCTCTTTTGCAAGGCGGCTTCAAGCCTCCGACAACCACAAAAACTGGTACAACTATTGTTGGAATCATTTACAAGGATGGTGTGGTATTAGGTGCAGATACGCGTGCCACTGAGGGACCAATTGTGTCTGACAAGAACTGCGCAAAGATCCATTATCTGGCCGACAACATTTA TTGTTGTGGTGCTGGCACTGCAGCTGACACCGAAATGACCACGGATTTAATATCATCGCAGCTGGAGTTGCATCGCCTCAATACCGAGCGACAGGTGCCCGTCGTGTGTGCCAACAACATACTGAAGCAGATGCTGTTCCGCTACCAGGGACATATTAGTGCTGCTCTTGTCCTCGGCGGCGTCGACAAGTATGGGCCACACATATATTCCATTCATCCCCATGGAAGCGCTGACAAGTTGCCTTATGCCACCATGGGATCGGGCTCCTTGGCCGCCATGGCTGTATTCGAGAGTCGCTGGAAACCCGATCTATCCGAGGAGGAGGCAAAATTGCTCGTGCGTGACGCCATCGCTTCTGGTATCTTCAATGATCTCGGATCTGGATCAAATGTTGACTTGTGCGTGATTCGCAAGGACAGCACCGAGTATCTGCGAAACTACGAGCTGGCCAACAAAAAGGGAGAGCGCCAGCTCAATTATAGCTTCAAGAAGGGCAGCACCCCACTGCTGCACACCACCATTAAGGATCTGCAGATCACCGAACGCGTACAGGCTGTACCCATGGAGATATCTTAA
- the LOC117789260 gene encoding 39S ribosomal protein L39, mitochondrial translates to MAAATKLYKKYCIVLRQMQQHRAIASSSASASLKSRNELFNQEQRRQRDAIGRVEKIEVRYLGLPEDVTLVMNNQISTPYNCAQHLSEGHCKRSALALIDGSVPWDMHRPLQESCTLQLLNFNVTEPHVVNKAFWRTCSFMLGAALQRSFKDEANLQLHSFPGPNIKSGSFVHDIVLGAQNWVPTKAEMRAISAEMVKLAAQDLKIERLEVDQELAKEMFKDSHYKSEQLPSIAQQNQSRVTLYRLGEHIDISRGPMVASTRFLGKCTISAAHKIANEGSSDAYYRLQGVALPTGFSLNHFAYGLLEQRSQKLNSARLPNEPFEEQQQMQLS, encoded by the exons ATGGCTGCGgcaacaaaattgtataaaaaatactgcATCGTCCTAAGGCAAATGCAGCAACACCGCGCCATTG CAAGCAGTAGCGCCAGTGCTTCGTTGAAATCACGAAACGAACTATTTAATCAGGAGCAAAGACGCCAGCGGGATGCCATCGGCCGCGTTGAGAAGATCGAAGTGCGTTATCTGGGATTGCCCGAGGATGTGACGTTGGTGATGAACAACCAGATATCAACGCCATACAATTGCGCACAACATTTGAGCGAGGGACATTGCAAAAGGTCCGCACTGGCGCTGATTGACGGCAGTGTACCCTGGGATATGCACAGACCACTGCAGGAGTCCTGCACGTTGCAGCTCCTAAATTTTAATGTGACGGAGCCACACGTTGTCAACAA AGCCTTTTGGCGCACCTGCAGTTTTATGCTGGGCGCTGCTTTACAACGATCCTTCAAGGACGAAGCGAATCTACAGCTGCACAGTTTTCCTGGCCCAAATA TCAAATCCGGTAGTTTTGTACACGACATTGTTCTTGGCGCTCAAAACTGGGTACCAACTAAAGCAGAAATGCGGGCGATTTCGGCTGAAATGGTCAAACTGGCAGCACAAGACCTGAAAATTGAGCGCTTGGAAGTGGACCAAGAGCTGGCTAAAGAAATGTTCAAGGACTCACATTATAAAAGCGAGCAATTGCCCAGTATTGCACAACAAAACCAGAGCCGTGTGACTCTTTACCGCTTGGGCGAGCACATTGATATTTCACGTGGTCCTATGGTGGCATCTACCCGGTTCCTGGGCAAATGCACCATTTCTGCGGCACATAAGATTGCGAACGAAGGATCGTCAGACGCATACTATCGATTGCAAGGCGTAGCTTTGCCAACCGGGTTTTCATTGAACCACTTTGCTTATGGCCTATTAGAACAGCGTTCGCAGAAATTG AATTCTGCCCGTTTGCCCAATGAACCATTtgaggaacaacaacaaatgcagttatcttaa
- the LOC117789256 gene encoding zinc transporter ZIP5 codes for MAVKEVAIYLLIGSVWLTMTNASTEYNRYVTQIFRKYGSGDTISFEGLEHLMHSLGLGNINFDASHNIEEHRPQGYNYSNEKIVDIQSGNIEHPVEVQLSSHNLENNPVNNTKPSNISRSDEFREMHDPKHRHTRESSVSADGKRTPAALCLSPKSLLSLIVNHDDLHTDSLYERIAKTGNHNSEEEYNEFINSVLITPNAFLKLCPALLSQIDNGVCRQPAQPHNDHDEKKDKIWYAWIYATISMFVLSACGLLGILLVPLMKTVAYQEILKFLVAIAVGTLAGDAFMHLLPHALFKEEKHEHAMDTLKLTAADNTHKHSNEAALLCGCAFLAALFMFMLENIIPLLKGDKHGHGHGHGHGHGHSHSHSHSERTQSTQEAPASPPRELSVMLNEKKLDKKSPDAPLTPIAFMVIIGDGLHNLTDGLAIGAAFASDPVAGLATAIAVLCHELPHELGDFALLLQTGVSIRRAVYMNIVSSVLSFVGMSIGLLLVGIGDGMTQWIYATTAGSFLYIAFADLVPTMSVAHYPELARDPKSIFIQILGIFLGGAIMLVIALYEHDLEGIFKSFGSY; via the exons ATGGCGGTCAAAGAAGTCGCAATCTACTTGCTCATCGGTTCGGTTTGGTTGACTATGACAAACGCATCCACGGAATATAATCGTTATGTGACGCAGATATTCCGAAAGTACGGCAGTGGAGATACCATTAGCTTTGAG ggTCTTGAACATTTAATGCACAGCTTAGGGCTGGGGAACATAAATTTCGATGCTTCGCACAACATTGAGGAGCACCGACCCCAGGGTTACAATTACTCCAACGAGAAAATAGTGGATATACAGTCTGGCAATATTGAACACCCCGTTGAGGTTCAACTGTCCAGCCATAACTTGGAGAACAATCCAGTCAACAACACTAAGCCCAGCAATATTTCCAGATCTGATGAATTTCGCGAAATGCATGATCCCAAGCATCGGCATACGCGGGAGAGCAGTG TTTCCGCAGACGGTAAACGAACGCCTGCAGCCTTGTGTCTTTCACCAAAGTCACTGCTCTCTTTGATTGTAAATCACGATGATCTGCACACAGATTCACTGTATGAACGGATAGCTAAGACAGGCAATCATAATTCGGAAGAGGAGTACAACGAGTTCATCAACAGTGTGCTTATCACGCCTAATGCATTTCTGAAGCTCTGCCCCGCCCTCCTCTCACAGATCGACAATGGAGTTTGCAGACAGCCGGCACAACCACATAATGATCATGATGAAAAGAAAGACAAGATTTGGTATG CCTGGATTTACGCCACCATCTCAATGTTTGTGCTCTCAG CCTGCGGACTGCTTGGAATCCTGCTGGTGCCACTTATGAAGACGGTCGCCTATCAGGAAATCCTCAAGTTTCTGGTCGCCATTGCGGTGGGCACATTGGCCGGAGATGCATTTATGCACTTACTCCCGCATGCGCTCTTTAAAGAGGAGAAACACGAGCATGCAATGGATACTCTGAAACTGACGGCAGCCGATAATACCCACAAGCACAGTAATGAGGCCGCGCTCTTGTGCGGATGTGCCTTTTTAGCAGCGctctttatgtttatgttgGAGAACATTATTCCACTGCTGAAGGGCGATAAGcacggacatggacatggacatggtcATGGTCATGGTCATAGTCATAGTCACAGCCATTCGGAGAGGACACAATCAACACAGGAGGCACCTGCTTCTCCTCCACGTGAGTTGAGTGTCATGCTGAATGAAAAGAAACTTGACAAGAAGTCGCCAGATGCTCCATTGACACCGATCGCATTCATGGTCATCATTGGGGATGGATTGCACAATCTCACCGATGGACTTGCCATCGGAGCCGCCTTCGCCAGTGATCCCGTAGCGGGACTAGCCACAGCTATTGCCGTCCTGTGCCATGAACTACCCCATGAACTTGGTGACTTTGCGTTGCTCTTGCAGACTGGAGTCTCCATACGTCGGGCAGTTTACATGAACATAGTCAGCTCGGTGCTGAGCTTTGTGGGAATGTCCATTGGCTTGTTACTGGTCGGTATCGGGGATGGCATGACGCAATGGATCTATGCGACGACAGCCGGTTCCTTTTTATACATTGCCTTTGCGGATTTGGTACCCACAATGAGCGTTGCTCATTATCCAGAACTGGCGCGTGATCCAAAGAGTATATTTATTCAGATCTTAGGTATTTTCTTGGGCGGTGCAATAATGTTAGTTATTGCTCTCTACGAGCATGATTTAGAAGGTATATTCAAAAGCTTTGGCTCATATTAG
- the LOC117789257 gene encoding Y+L amino acid transporter 2 — protein sequence MTRIQAGDTLIPRQVFDVPAESAEGGKARARSNDSSDTSSQGSGVKLKKQIGLLDGVAIIVGVIVGSGIFVSPKGVLMYSGSIGQSLIVWVLCGVLSMVGALCYAELGTMIPKSGGDYAYIGTAFGPLPAFLYLWVALLVLVPTGNAITALTFAQYLLKPFWPSCEAPMEAVQLLAAAMICVLTVINCYNVKWVTRVTDIFTGTKVVALMVIVGAGVWYLADGNTEHWEQPFSGGLTDVGFIALAFYSGLFSYSGWNYLNFVTEELKDPYRNLPRAICISMPVVTVIYMVTNVAYFSVLSTDEILSSEAVAVTFGDKMLGFLSWIMPIAVACSTFGSLNGAIFTSSRLFFVGARNGHLPAAISLININCLTPVPSLIFLCVITLLLLFIKDIYVLINYVSFVEALFTLFSVAGLMWLRYKQPKAERPIRVNLALPIIYLIVCLFLVISSISQSPTEVGVGTVIILSGIPIYYLTIHNPVQWLADTSQAINMWCSKFFICMPNQEKFD from the exons ATGACGCGAATTCAAGCGGGCGACACGCTCATTCCCCGCCAGGTGTTCGATGTGCCAGCAGAATCAGCCGAAGGTGGAAAAGCACGTGCCCGTAGCAACGACTCCTCGGATACCTCCAGCCAAGGATCGGGGGTTAAGTTAAAGAAACAAATCGGTTTGCTCGACGGCGTTGCTATAATTGTGGGTGTCATCGTTGGCTCCGGCATTTTCGTGAGTCCCAAGGGCGTTCTTATGTATTCCGGATCAATCGGTCAATCTTTGATCGTCTGGGTTCTATGCGGAGTTCTGAGCATGGTGGGAGCCCTATGCTATGCAGAATTGG GCACAATGATACCAAAATCTGGCGGAGATTATGCCTACATAGGAACCGCCTTTGGACCGCTGCCCGCTTTTCTTTATCTTTGGGTGGCGTTGCTGGTTCTAGTTCCAACGGGAAATGCGATAACGGCCCTCACGTTCGCACAGTATCTCCTAAAACCATTTTGGCCCTCCTGCGAGGCACCAATGGAGGCCGTACAGCTCCTGGCGGCTGCAATGATAT gCGTGCTGACTGTGATCAACTGCTACAATGTGAAATGGGTTACTCGAGTGACGGACATCTTTACAGGGACCAAGGTTGTCGCCTTGATGGTTATTGTCGGGGCTGGAGTCTGGTATCTGGCAGATGGAAACACCGAGCACTGGGAGCAGCCATTTAGCGGGGGCCTTACGGATGTCGGATTCATTGCATTGGCATTCTACAGTGGATTATTTTCATACTCGGGCtggaattatttaaatttcgtgACAGAGGAGCTGAAAGATCCATACCGCAATTTGCCGCGTGCCATTTGCATATCGATGCCGGTAGTCACGGTCATTTATATGGTGACtaatgtagcatacttttcggtGCTCTCCACTGATGAAATTCTTTCGTCTGAGGCGGTGGCTGTGACCTTTGGCGATAAAATGCTCGGCTTCTTGTCCTGGATAATGCCCATTGCAGTGGCATGCTCAACATTCGGCTCTCTCAATGGCGCCATCTTTACCTCATCTCGACTGTTCTTCGTTGGAGCACGCAACGGACACCTGCCAGCAGCCATCTCCCTGATAAACATCAATTGTCTGACCCCGGTGCCGTCATTGATATTTCTG TGTGTAATTACGCTACTGTTGTTATTCATTAAGGACATTTACGTGCTCATCAACTATGTGAGCTTCGTGGAAGCACTCTTCACCCTATTTTCCGTAGCTGGTCTCATGTGGTTGCGGTATAAACAGCCTAAGGCGGAGAGACCCATTCGCGTCAATCTTGCCCTACCTATTATCTATCTCATTGTTTGCCTCTTCCTGGTGATCTCGTCTATCTCTCAATCTCCCACCGAGGTCGGCGTTGGCACTGTCATCATACTCTCCGGCATTCCCATCTACTATCTAACGATACACAACCCGGTTCAGTGGCTGGCCGACACATCACAGGCAATCAACATGTGGTGCTCCAAGTTCTTCATATGTATGCCAAATCAGGAGAAGTTCGACTAA
- the LOC117789258 gene encoding angio-associated migratory cell protein: MRQNTPPHRPDFDDDDDDIIEEIELDGDPPLDDDELEMEEVTLAELEARLGLHGSDDSMDNDGDEDEIRDRERIAAIRDDAVFTFEKHTAPVFGCNLHSKFDWAVTGSEDDTAYVWNIKSGEVLFEIKEHKDTVTEAHFSHDGSYLATGDLSGELLVYKVTEQPDERPILTKIWEYSMFDMAWMFWHRAANVLLAGGDSGEVYVWRIPSGECKILPGQSSRCEAGELSNDGKKLFTVYMNGVIKLWDLKTAQVIMEVNEEHPLTLGEITHAVVACEPDSPFYLCAEGNGKLVFCTNNGPVNVVESEHGIECIAFAPTSSELKLVACGSLDGEISIWDYAKYALRTVCESPLPNDGVLRLKWLNDYTLLAATVRGNLNAFDARSGALKFTLTGHHYHIYEFVYKPQENLLLTVSEDNTAKIFNVPPLGE, from the exons atgcGTCAAAATACACCTCCACATCGTCCAGATTtcgatgacgacgatgacgatatTATTGAGGAAATTGAACTGGATGGCGACCCACCACTTGACGATGACGAGCTGGAAATGGAAGAGGTGACTTTGGCGGAACTGGAAGCTCGCTTGGGATTGCACGGCTCTGACGATTCCATGGATAACGATGGGGATGAGGACGAGATCAGAGATCGTGAACGCATTGCCGCTATCCGAGATGATGCAGTCTTCACCTTTGAGAAGCACACGGCGCCCGTCTTCGGATGCAATCTACACTCAAAGTTTGACTGGGCGGTGACGGGAAGCGAAGATGACACCGCATATGTGTGGAATATTAAGAGTGGCGAGGTTCTGTTCGAGATCAAGGAACACAAGGACACCGTTACCGAAGCACATTTCAGCCACGACGGCAGCTACTTGGCCACCGGCGACCTATCCGGCGAACTGCTGGTGTACAAGGTGACCGAGCAGCCGGACGAGCGACCCATCTTGACTAAGATCTGGGAGTACTCCATGTTCGACATGGCTTGGATGTTCTGGCACCGTGCTGCCAATGTCCTGCTCGCCGGTGGCGACAGTGGCGAGGTCTACGTGTGGCGTATTCCCAGCGGAGAGTGCAAAATATTACCCGGACAGTCATCGCGTTGCGAGGCAGGCGAACTCAGCAATGATGGCAAGAAACTGTTCACAGTCTACATGAATGGCGTTATCAAGTTGTGGGACCTTAAGACAGCTCAAGTAATCATGGAGGTGAACGAGGAGCATCCGCTCACCTTGGGTGAAATTACACATGCGGTGGTCGCCTGTGAACCCGACTCTCCATTCTATTTGTGCGCCGAAGGCAATG GCAAGCTAGTATTCTGCACCAACAACGGACCCGTTAATGTTGTAGAGTCGGAGCACGGAATCGAGTGCATTGCGTTTGCTCCCACATCATCGGAACTAAAACTAGTGGCATGTGGCTCTCTGGACGGTGAGATATCCATATGGGACTATGCCAAGTATGCTCTACGCACAGTTTGCGAGAGTCCGTTACCAAATGATGGAGTACTACG TCTCAAGTGGCTAAACGATTATACTTTGCTTGCTGCCACCGTACGGGGAAATCTGAATGCATTCGATGCACGTTCCGGAGCCCTTAAATTCACACTCACTGGACACCATTATCACATATATGAATTTGTATACAAGCCACAGgaaaatttattgttgacCGTTTCAGAGGATAACACAGCAAAGATATTTAATGTCCCACCTCTGGGCGAATAA